A single Candidatus Neomarinimicrobiota bacterium DNA region contains:
- a CDS encoding aspartyl protease family protein — translation MGAFYVDYTIESVEEPAKQLRIKKLLVDTGSEYTWLPEEDLKQLSISPRKKDVSFIMANG, via the coding sequence ATGGGTGCATTCTATGTTGATTATACCATAGAGAGTGTTGAGGAGCCTGCAAAGCAGTTGCGGATTAAGAAACTACTGGTGGATACAGGCTCGGAATATACCTGGCTTCCAGAGGAAGACCTGAAACAGCTTTCCATTTCGCCGCGGAAAAAGGATGTTTCCTTTATTATGGCTAACGGGTAA